From one Synechocystis sp. PCC 6803 substr. PCC-P genomic stretch:
- a CDS encoding nitrate ABC transporter ATP-binding protein (This model describes the ATP binding subunits of ATP-binding cassette (ABC) transporters for nitrate transport, or for bicarbonate transport, in bacteria and archaea.), with protein MMPFIEIDHVDRIFPLPDGGRYIALKNIELKISQGEFISLIGHSGCGKSTLLNMISGLDKPTFGGVIMEGKEITEPGPERMVVFQNYSLLPWLTVRQNIALAVNRVLRDLPKPEQEKIIDDNIALVGLQRAAHKRPGELSGGMKQRVAIARALSTRPKVLLLDEPFGALDALTRGNLQERLMEIVQESGVTCIMVTHDVDEALLLSDRVVMLTTGPEAHIGQILEVPIPRPRHRLEVVNHPSYYALRGEMVYFLNQQKRAKKVGAVSQFAEAMGGNGLEKINLDLGFIPLTDCAPLVVAKEKGFFQKHGLEQVNLVKEPSWQAIADGIRERRLDGAQMVAGMPLALTLGMGGKTPLPMVTAMVMSRNGNAITLSKKFAEAGVKTLEDLRLKLAETPDQVSTLGMVHPASMQNLLLRYWLASGSIDPDQDINLMRLPPPQMVSNLEAGNIDGFCVGEPWNSYAVKQNLGYVIATDLDIWNGHPEKVLGMREEWVNKYPATHLALVKALLEACEYCDDRRHRQEILDYLALPQYVGTSTEYISPGFLTEYDQGNDAEAEMLLDFNQFYVKQSNYPSRSEGLWILTQLARWGYIDFPKNWVEIIERVRRPDLFGEACRHLGWPDLEGDHHNVSLFDGMVFTPNDPLGYIKRFTIHRDIQVTEILIDQIDQVNQ; from the coding sequence ATGATGCCCTTCATTGAAATTGATCATGTTGACCGTATTTTTCCCCTCCCCGACGGGGGGCGTTACATTGCCCTCAAAAACATTGAGCTGAAAATTAGTCAGGGAGAATTTATTTCCTTGATTGGTCACTCTGGCTGCGGCAAGTCTACCTTGTTGAACATGATCTCTGGGCTAGATAAGCCCACCTTTGGCGGGGTCATCATGGAGGGGAAAGAAATCACCGAGCCTGGCCCTGAAAGGATGGTGGTGTTTCAAAACTACTCCCTGTTGCCTTGGTTGACGGTGCGACAAAATATCGCCCTGGCTGTGAATCGAGTTCTGCGGGATCTGCCCAAACCAGAACAAGAAAAAATTATTGACGACAATATTGCCCTGGTGGGGTTACAACGGGCAGCCCATAAACGACCGGGGGAATTGTCCGGGGGCATGAAACAGCGGGTGGCGATCGCCAGGGCATTATCGACCCGTCCTAAGGTTTTATTATTGGATGAACCGTTTGGGGCTTTGGATGCTTTAACCCGGGGGAATCTCCAGGAACGGTTAATGGAAATTGTCCAAGAAAGTGGCGTAACCTGCATTATGGTCACCCATGATGTGGACGAAGCATTGTTACTTTCTGACCGGGTGGTGATGTTAACCACAGGGCCCGAAGCCCACATTGGGCAAATTTTGGAAGTGCCCATTCCTCGACCCCGTCACCGTTTGGAAGTGGTCAACCATCCCAGTTACTACGCCCTGCGGGGGGAAATGGTTTATTTCCTCAATCAACAAAAACGGGCTAAAAAAGTTGGGGCGGTCAGTCAGTTTGCCGAGGCCATGGGGGGCAATGGCCTGGAAAAAATCAATCTGGACTTAGGTTTTATCCCCCTCACCGATTGCGCCCCGTTAGTGGTAGCCAAAGAGAAAGGTTTCTTCCAAAAGCATGGTTTAGAGCAAGTTAACCTGGTGAAAGAACCCAGTTGGCAGGCGATCGCCGACGGCATTCGGGAAAGACGGTTAGACGGAGCCCAAATGGTAGCGGGTATGCCCCTAGCTCTAACCCTAGGCATGGGGGGGAAAACCCCTTTACCCATGGTTACGGCCATGGTGATGAGTCGCAACGGCAATGCCATTACCCTCAGCAAAAAGTTTGCTGAAGCGGGGGTTAAAACCCTCGAAGATTTACGGTTAAAGCTAGCAGAAACTCCCGATCAAGTTTCCACCCTGGGCATGGTTCACCCCGCATCTATGCAAAATCTGTTACTGCGGTATTGGCTTGCTTCTGGCAGTATTGATCCAGACCAAGATATTAATTTAATGCGCCTACCACCGCCCCAAATGGTGTCTAATTTAGAAGCTGGCAATATTGACGGTTTTTGTGTGGGGGAACCATGGAATTCCTATGCTGTTAAACAGAATTTAGGCTATGTTATTGCCACGGATTTAGACATTTGGAACGGTCATCCGGAAAAGGTTTTAGGAATGCGGGAAGAATGGGTCAATAAATATCCAGCCACCCATTTAGCCCTGGTTAAAGCTCTGTTGGAAGCCTGTGAATATTGTGACGATCGCCGTCATCGCCAAGAAATTCTAGACTATTTGGCATTGCCTCAATATGTCGGCACCTCCACGGAATATATCAGTCCAGGCTTTTTGACTGAATATGATCAAGGAAATGACGCAGAAGCGGAAATGTTGCTGGACTTCAATCAATTTTATGTCAAGCAATCTAACTATCCCTCCCGCAGTGAAGGGTTATGGATTCTGACCCAATTAGCCCGTTGGGGTTACATTGATTTTCCTAAAAACTGGGTGGAAATTATTGAACGGGTACGCCGTCCTGACCTATTTGGGGAAGCCTGTCGCCATTTAGGGTGGCCAGATTTAGAAGGTGATCACCACAATGTTTCCCTGTTTGATGGCATGGTTTTCACCCCGAATGATCCCCTTGGTTACATTAAACGTTTCACCATTCACCGGGATATTCAAGTCACAGAAATTCTCATCGACCAAATTGATCAAGTTAATCAATAG
- a CDS encoding anthranilate phosphoribosyltransferase family protein — MSKEFRELLRKVGSGPHTSKNLTREESAQAMKLMLTQEATPAQIGAFLIAHRIKRPTGTELAGMLDAFEQWGPKIPALSSGQTVIVLSQPYDGRDRTCPVGPLTALVLATAGCPVIQHGGDRMPTKEGIPLVELWEGLGVNWRSPSLLATQDILEKTNVGFVYLPKYFPEAQKLVIYREEIGKRPPLATLELIWVPYAGKHHVVAGFVHPPTENMIAEALSLRGVSTFTTVKGLEGSCDLPQERTAIIGLYDLTKAENALTRLRLHAADFGLGGKNPVWTNLVDYLELAQATLNGEQTPLRSALIWNSAFYLWQHTDAPNLETAIAKAEKLIDDGLVKQQWHRLQLYAK, encoded by the coding sequence ATGAGCAAGGAATTTCGAGAGCTATTAAGAAAAGTGGGTAGTGGTCCCCATACCAGCAAAAATTTGACCAGGGAAGAATCGGCCCAGGCCATGAAGTTGATGTTAACCCAGGAAGCTACCCCGGCCCAGATTGGTGCTTTTTTGATTGCCCATCGTATTAAACGTCCCACAGGAACTGAATTGGCAGGGATGCTGGATGCCTTTGAGCAATGGGGACCCAAAATTCCTGCCCTTAGCTCTGGTCAAACGGTAATTGTGCTTAGTCAACCCTACGATGGCCGAGATCGCACCTGTCCCGTGGGACCTCTCACAGCCCTGGTGCTGGCAACGGCGGGTTGTCCGGTAATTCAACATGGCGGTGATCGGATGCCCACAAAGGAAGGAATTCCCCTGGTGGAGTTGTGGGAAGGGCTAGGAGTGAATTGGCGATCGCCATCTCTGTTGGCCACACAGGATATTTTAGAAAAAACTAATGTGGGTTTTGTTTATCTGCCCAAATATTTTCCTGAAGCCCAGAAGTTGGTAATTTACCGGGAAGAAATCGGCAAACGCCCTCCCCTGGCAACCCTAGAGTTAATTTGGGTTCCCTATGCCGGTAAACACCATGTGGTGGCGGGGTTTGTCCATCCCCCCACGGAAAATATGATTGCTGAGGCTCTCAGTCTACGAGGCGTTAGTACATTCACCACAGTGAAAGGTTTGGAAGGAAGCTGTGATTTGCCCCAGGAGCGCACAGCCATCATTGGTTTGTACGATTTGACCAAGGCAGAAAACGCCCTGACCCGTTTGCGACTCCACGCCGCCGATTTTGGTCTGGGGGGGAAAAATCCGGTCTGGACTAATTTGGTTGATTATCTTGAGTTGGCCCAAGCCACTTTGAATGGGGAACAAACTCCCCTGCGGTCAGCCCTAATTTGGAACAGTGCTTTTTATCTCTGGCAACATACGGATGCTCCCAATCTAGAAACGGCGATCGCCAAAGCGGAAAAGCTCATTGACGACGGTCTGGTCAAACAACAATGGCATCGACTGCAGTTATATGCAAAATAA
- the ntrB gene encoding nitrate ABC transporter permease — protein MASSTAGLRPRRKKNPLSFIYSPKVIRPAVAIAVLLVVWQILCSGEGSNLPSPVQVLEQTYPLILNPFFDNGGTDKGLGIQIFASLTRVAVGFSAAAVVGIALGILIGSSKFMYDALDPIFQVLRTIPPLAWLPIALAALQEAEPSAIFVIFITAIWPIVINTTVGAQQVPQDYRNVSRVLKLSKSQYFFNILFPAAVPYIFTGLRIGIGLSWLAIVAAEMLIGGVGIGFFIWDAYNSSLISEIIIALIYVGIVGLLLDRFIAFLESLVVPAEQK, from the coding sequence ATGGCTAGTTCCACCGCTGGGCTCCGTCCCCGCCGCAAGAAAAATCCCCTCAGTTTCATTTACAGTCCCAAGGTTATTCGTCCCGCCGTGGCGATCGCCGTTTTGTTGGTGGTTTGGCAGATTCTCTGCTCCGGAGAAGGTTCTAATCTGCCCAGTCCCGTGCAGGTCTTAGAACAAACCTATCCTTTAATTCTCAATCCCTTTTTTGACAATGGTGGCACAGACAAGGGTTTAGGCATCCAAATTTTTGCCAGTTTAACCAGGGTGGCAGTGGGCTTCAGTGCGGCGGCGGTGGTGGGCATTGCCCTAGGCATCTTAATTGGTAGTAGCAAATTTATGTATGATGCCCTCGATCCAATTTTTCAGGTTCTAAGAACCATTCCTCCCTTGGCCTGGTTGCCCATTGCTCTGGCGGCTTTGCAGGAAGCAGAGCCTTCGGCCATTTTCGTTATTTTCATTACGGCAATTTGGCCCATCGTCATCAACACCACGGTGGGAGCTCAACAGGTTCCCCAGGATTATCGGAATGTTTCCCGGGTTCTAAAACTCTCCAAAAGCCAATACTTTTTCAATATTCTATTCCCGGCAGCAGTGCCCTACATTTTCACTGGCCTACGCATTGGCATTGGTCTTTCCTGGTTGGCGATCGTGGCAGCGGAAATGCTGATTGGTGGTGTGGGCATTGGCTTTTTTATCTGGGATGCCTATAACAGCTCCCTGATCAGTGAAATCATTATTGCCTTAATTTATGTGGGCATTGTCGGTTTATTGCTAGATCGTTTTATCGCTTTTCTGGAAAGTTTAGTGGTCCCAGCGGAGCAAAAGTGA
- a CDS encoding FkbM family methyltransferase encodes MQKFFKQLRRKLFGLDEQEAAMLRAIADTNDLIAGLQKSFDHLHLDYSRALVEIVAQSQPQTTLSCEINGVPLRVPVGILRAYAHCLETSQEFSFTYCIESHCVQWLGQHLRPGDVFFDVGAAYGVISIPLAEIVGNNGHIYAFEPARQTRQSLEQIVKGNHLENITVLPLAIADETGEAEFIEYSTDNRFSWAADTSTLAKDVEPSLDNYATYAVEITTIDKFAGENNLSPKAIKIDIEGFELYALQGAMETLKTCRPYLCIDIHADVKTKQSALLGVQPLLEGLGYRCNSDGHTLFASPV; translated from the coding sequence ATGCAAAAATTTTTTAAACAATTACGTCGCAAGCTTTTTGGCCTAGATGAGCAGGAAGCAGCCATGCTCAGGGCGATCGCCGACACCAATGATTTGATTGCTGGTTTACAAAAATCCTTTGATCATCTCCATTTGGATTACAGCCGGGCTTTAGTGGAAATTGTTGCCCAGAGCCAACCCCAGACTACCCTAAGCTGTGAAATTAATGGGGTTCCCCTCAGAGTTCCGGTGGGAATTTTACGGGCCTATGCCCATTGCTTGGAAACGTCCCAGGAATTTAGTTTTACCTATTGCATAGAAAGCCATTGCGTTCAGTGGCTGGGGCAGCATCTACGGCCCGGGGACGTGTTTTTTGATGTGGGGGCGGCCTACGGGGTGATTAGTATTCCCTTGGCAGAAATTGTTGGTAATAACGGCCATATCTATGCCTTTGAGCCCGCTCGCCAAACCCGTCAAAGCCTTGAACAAATCGTTAAGGGCAACCACCTGGAAAATATTACAGTTCTTCCCCTGGCGATCGCCGATGAAACGGGGGAAGCGGAATTCATTGAATATAGTACTGATAACCGTTTTTCCTGGGCGGCGGACACTTCTACCTTGGCGAAAGATGTGGAGCCTAGCCTAGATAATTATGCTACCTACGCAGTGGAAATCACCACCATTGATAAATTTGCCGGGGAAAACAATCTCAGCCCCAAAGCGATCAAAATTGATATTGAAGGTTTTGAACTGTATGCTCTCCAGGGGGCCATGGAAACATTAAAAACCTGTCGCCCCTATCTTTGCATTGACATCCACGCTGATGTGAAAACCAAACAATCGGCATTGTTGGGAGTCCAACCGTTGTTAGAGGGATTGGGTTACCGTTGCAACAGCGATGGCCATACTCTGTTTGCTAGTCCTGTGTGA
- a CDS encoding molybdopterin oxidoreductase family protein, with protein sequence MDSPAILPTTRTLCPYCGVGCGLEAVASPQKSVVDAGHAHKIRGDRQHPSSQGMVCVKGATVMESMDKQRLLYPMFRSSLDQPWQQISWEAALEIVVDKIQQVKQTLGVSGLCMYASGQMQTEDYYVAQKLFKGCLGTNNFDTNSRLCMSSAVSAYSLSFGSDGPPCCYEDLEITDCAFLIGTNTADCHPIIFNRLRKHHKQNPHVKLIVVDPRCTATAEVADLHLAINPGSDITLLHGIAYLLKKWNLIDQKFIDNHTQDFEQYCQVIDHYPPEKVTQICGISLEQLETAAHYWGNAKTVLSLWSMGMNQSFQGTAKGRCLINLHLLTGQIGKPGSGPFSLTGQPNAMGGREAGGLSHLLPGYRSIKNPQHRQEVEQLWQISPGRINPEPGLSAWEMFMGLENQQVGFLWIVATNPVVSMPDLERVKKALQQSTFTIHQDAYSPTETAEYAHLLLPAAQWSEKTGTMTNSERRVTLSPAFRSPPGEARPDWEIFAEVGRRLGFENQFNFVDSAAVHREYVQLTAERLCDQSGVSYEKLQKLGPLQWPCRQSDQESQLLSTKRLYTDYKFCTENGRANFCLDHSRGLAEPVDPNYPFVLTNGRLYGHWHTQTRTGHIEKIKKMHPKPILEMHPKDAEKLGIKSQDLVAIKSRRGSAQLEVLVTRAIAPGTVFMPMHWGFLWDDNAEVNSLTHATACPISKQPELKACAVNITPV encoded by the coding sequence ATGGATTCACCAGCTATTCTTCCCACCACCAGAACCCTTTGTCCTTACTGTGGAGTTGGTTGTGGTTTGGAGGCTGTTGCTAGTCCCCAAAAGTCGGTAGTTGATGCCGGTCATGCCCATAAAATTAGAGGCGATCGCCAGCATCCTTCCAGCCAAGGCATGGTCTGCGTCAAAGGAGCTACCGTAATGGAATCCATGGATAAACAGCGATTACTTTACCCCATGTTTCGGTCAAGTTTAGATCAGCCGTGGCAACAAATTAGTTGGGAAGCAGCCCTAGAAATTGTTGTTGATAAAATTCAGCAAGTTAAACAAACTTTGGGGGTAAGTGGTTTATGTATGTACGCCTCTGGGCAAATGCAGACAGAGGATTACTACGTGGCCCAAAAATTATTTAAAGGTTGTTTGGGTACCAATAATTTTGATACCAATTCTCGTCTTTGCATGTCTTCGGCTGTGTCTGCCTATAGCCTAAGCTTTGGTTCCGATGGTCCGCCTTGCTGTTATGAAGACTTAGAAATAACCGATTGCGCTTTTTTAATTGGTACTAATACAGCGGACTGCCATCCCATTATTTTTAATCGTTTACGCAAACACCACAAACAAAATCCCCACGTTAAATTAATTGTGGTGGACCCCCGTTGTACTGCCACCGCAGAAGTTGCGGACTTACATTTAGCGATCAATCCTGGCAGTGACATTACTTTACTCCATGGCATTGCCTATTTGCTAAAAAAGTGGAATTTAATTGATCAAAAATTTATTGATAATCACACCCAAGATTTTGAGCAGTATTGTCAAGTTATTGATCATTATCCCCCGGAAAAAGTTACCCAAATTTGTGGCATTAGTTTAGAACAATTAGAAACCGCCGCTCACTATTGGGGCAATGCCAAAACAGTGCTTTCCCTTTGGTCCATGGGAATGAATCAATCTTTTCAAGGCACAGCTAAAGGTCGTTGTTTAATTAATCTCCATTTACTCACTGGTCAGATTGGGAAACCAGGCAGTGGACCTTTTTCCCTCACTGGTCAGCCCAACGCCATGGGGGGTCGGGAAGCAGGGGGATTGTCCCATCTGTTGCCTGGCTATCGTTCAATTAAAAATCCTCAACACCGCCAAGAGGTAGAACAACTTTGGCAGATTTCCCCTGGCCGTATTAATCCAGAACCAGGTTTATCAGCCTGGGAAATGTTCATGGGATTGGAAAATCAACAGGTTGGTTTCCTATGGATTGTGGCGACTAACCCTGTTGTTAGTATGCCTGATTTAGAAAGGGTTAAAAAGGCTCTGCAACAATCAACTTTTACGATTCATCAGGATGCCTATTCCCCCACTGAAACGGCAGAATACGCCCATTTGTTATTGCCAGCAGCTCAATGGAGCGAAAAAACTGGCACAATGACCAATTCAGAACGGAGAGTTACCCTTTCTCCTGCGTTTCGCTCTCCTCCTGGGGAAGCAAGACCCGACTGGGAAATTTTTGCTGAGGTAGGACGTAGATTAGGTTTTGAAAATCAATTTAATTTTGTTGATTCAGCCGCAGTACATCGGGAATATGTGCAACTAACTGCTGAAAGATTATGTGACCAATCTGGTGTCAGTTATGAAAAGTTGCAAAAGCTGGGGCCGCTGCAATGGCCCTGTCGTCAATCAGATCAAGAAAGTCAACTTTTATCAACTAAAAGACTTTACACCGACTATAAATTTTGCACAGAAAATGGTCGGGCAAACTTTTGCTTAGACCACAGTCGGGGATTAGCTGAGCCGGTCGATCCAAACTATCCTTTTGTCCTCACCAATGGTCGTCTTTATGGTCATTGGCATACCCAAACCCGCACTGGCCACATTGAGAAAATCAAAAAAATGCATCCCAAACCTATATTGGAAATGCATCCCAAGGACGCAGAAAAATTGGGTATTAAAAGTCAGGATTTAGTTGCGATTAAATCTCGACGGGGTTCTGCTCAGCTAGAAGTTCTAGTTACTAGAGCCATTGCCCCCGGTACGGTTTTTATGCCCATGCACTGGGGTTTTTTGTGGGACGATAATGCTGAAGTTAATAGTTTGACCCATGCCACTGCTTGCCCTATTTCTAAACAACCGGAATTAAAAGCCTGCGCCGTTAATATTACACCAGTTTAA
- a CDS encoding CmpA/NrtA family ABC transporter substrate-binding protein, whose product MSNFSRSTRRKFMFTAGAAAIGGVVLHGCTSPTTTSTGTGTGSSTDQAISPLVEGENAPEVTTAKLGFIALTDAAPLIIAKEKGFYAKYGMPDVEVLKQASWGTTRDNLVLGSASGGIDGAHILTPMPYLITMGTVTDGKPTPMYILARLNVNGQGIQLGNNYKDLKVGTDAAPLKEAFAKVTDPKVAMTFPGGTHDMWIRYWLAAGGMEPGKDFSTIVVPPAQMVANVKVNAMESFCVGEPWPLQTVNQGVGYQALTTGQLWKDHPEKAFGMRADWVDQNPKAAKALLMAVMEAQQWCDQAENKEEMCQILSKREWFKVPFEDIIDRSKGIYNFGNGQETFEDQEIMQKYWVDNASYPYKSHDQWFLTENIRWGYLPASTDTKAIVDKVNREDLWREAAQALEVPADQIPSSPSRGIETFFDGITFDPENPQAYLDSLKIKSIKA is encoded by the coding sequence ATGAGTAATTTTTCCCGAAGCACCCGACGCAAGTTCATGTTTACCGCAGGGGCCGCCGCTATTGGAGGAGTGGTTCTCCATGGTTGTACTTCCCCCACCACCACATCCACCGGGACGGGTACAGGGTCCAGCACGGATCAAGCCATTAGTCCTTTAGTCGAGGGGGAGAATGCCCCGGAAGTAACCACCGCCAAATTGGGTTTTATTGCCCTAACCGATGCTGCCCCGTTGATTATTGCCAAGGAAAAGGGTTTTTACGCCAAATATGGCATGCCGGATGTGGAAGTGTTGAAGCAGGCTTCCTGGGGTACTACCAGAGATAACCTCGTATTGGGTTCCGCCAGTGGCGGTATTGATGGGGCCCATATTCTTACCCCCATGCCTTACCTCATTACCATGGGCACTGTAACCGATGGAAAACCAACCCCGATGTACATTTTGGCCCGCTTAAATGTCAATGGCCAAGGCATTCAGTTGGGCAATAATTATAAAGACTTAAAAGTGGGTACCGACGCTGCTCCCCTCAAAGAAGCCTTTGCCAAAGTAACGGATCCTAAAGTGGCCATGACTTTTCCTGGCGGCACCCACGACATGTGGATTCGCTACTGGTTAGCCGCTGGAGGCATGGAACCAGGTAAAGATTTTTCTACCATTGTGGTTCCCCCCGCCCAAATGGTGGCCAACGTTAAAGTTAACGCCATGGAATCTTTCTGTGTTGGTGAACCATGGCCTTTACAAACTGTTAACCAAGGAGTCGGCTATCAGGCATTAACCACTGGTCAACTTTGGAAGGATCATCCCGAAAAAGCGTTTGGCATGCGGGCCGATTGGGTAGATCAGAATCCCAAAGCTGCTAAAGCGTTGTTAATGGCGGTGATGGAAGCCCAGCAATGGTGTGACCAGGCAGAGAATAAGGAAGAAATGTGTCAAATTCTCTCTAAACGGGAATGGTTTAAAGTTCCCTTTGAAGATATTATTGACCGCTCCAAAGGTATTTATAACTTCGGCAATGGCCAAGAAACCTTTGAAGATCAAGAAATTATGCAGAAATATTGGGTCGATAATGCTTCCTATCCCTATAAAAGTCATGACCAATGGTTTTTAACTGAGAATATTCGCTGGGGCTATTTGCCAGCGAGTACGGACACCAAAGCCATTGTGGATAAAGTCAATCGTGAAGATCTATGGCGAGAAGCAGCCCAGGCGTTGGAGGTACCAGCAGATCAAATTCCCAGTAGTCCTTCCCGGGGAATTGAGACTTTCTTTGACGGCATAACCTTCGATCCAGAAAATCCCCAGGCCTATCTGGACAGCTTGAAAATTAAGTCTATTAAAGCTTAG
- a CDS encoding glycosyltransferase family 2 protein produces the protein MSTSFSSAYRLAVLVPCRNEALTITQVVTDFRQQLPNAAIYVYDNCSTDDTATVAQQAGAIVRYEKQPGKGNVIRRMFADIEADIYILVDGDNTYEAEAVGRLIDRLINEQLDMVVGARRSEVKDKEAYRFGHRSGNQLLKGIVELQFGARLDDMLSGYRIFSRRFVKCFPAISNGFEIETELTIHTLELRLPFAEEPVLYQSRPSGSESKLNTISDGFRVLGTSFLLMKETRPFLFFGVFFALFSGSAIALMLPVVFTYLETGLVPRFPTVIIAASLMSLGFVFFTCGLILDSVARGRRELKRMAYLRIPRVEIKEV, from the coding sequence GTGTCAACCTCTTTTTCCAGTGCCTATCGTTTGGCGGTGCTAGTTCCTTGCCGTAATGAAGCTTTGACCATCACCCAGGTTGTGACTGATTTTCGCCAGCAGTTGCCCAATGCCGCCATCTACGTTTACGACAATTGTTCCACCGATGACACCGCCACCGTCGCCCAGCAAGCAGGGGCCATTGTTCGTTACGAGAAACAACCGGGTAAAGGCAATGTGATCCGCCGCATGTTTGCTGATATTGAAGCGGATATTTACATTTTGGTGGATGGGGACAATACCTATGAAGCCGAAGCGGTGGGTAGATTGATTGATCGCCTGATTAATGAGCAATTGGATATGGTGGTGGGGGCTCGGCGATCGGAGGTTAAGGACAAGGAGGCCTACCGTTTTGGCCACCGCAGTGGTAACCAACTATTAAAGGGCATTGTGGAATTACAATTTGGGGCTCGGTTGGACGATATGTTGTCGGGCTACAGAATTTTTTCCCGCCGTTTTGTTAAATGCTTCCCAGCTATTTCCAACGGATTTGAAATTGAAACGGAATTAACTATCCACACCCTAGAACTACGTCTGCCCTTTGCCGAAGAACCAGTGTTATACCAATCTCGCCCTTCTGGCTCCGAAAGTAAGTTAAACACCATTAGCGATGGCTTTCGGGTTTTGGGTACCTCCTTTTTACTGATGAAGGAAACCCGCCCATTCCTCTTTTTTGGTGTGTTCTTTGCCCTCTTTTCCGGGTCGGCGATCGCCTTAATGTTGCCGGTGGTATTTACCTATCTGGAAACGGGTCTAGTACCGAGATTTCCCACAGTCATCATTGCCGCTTCTTTAATGTCCTTGGGCTTTGTCTTTTTCACCTGCGGCCTAATTTTAGATTCCGTTGCCCGGGGAAGACGGGAGCTTAAGCGCATGGCTTATCTCAGAATTCCCAGGGTCGAAATTAAGGAGGTCTAG
- a CDS encoding DUF1830 domain-containing protein, translating to MSVINNFDHSLSPPSNSIHDSDNQLCYYRNSGNKLQQIIIDGTWNKEKLIFPGEQLLFWASPQDKLTIKVFHCDQISTNRINCIHLLVN from the coding sequence ATGTCAGTTATTAACAACTTTGATCATTCCCTCTCACCTCCTAGCAACTCGATCCATGACAGTGATAATCAGCTTTGCTACTATCGCAATAGTGGCAATAAATTACAGCAGATAATTATTGATGGCACCTGGAATAAGGAAAAACTGATTTTTCCTGGCGAACAGTTATTATTTTGGGCTAGCCCTCAGGACAAATTAACTATTAAAGTTTTTCACTGCGATCAAATATCGACCAATCGTATTAACTGTATTCATCTTTTGGTCAATTAG
- a CDS encoding nitrate reductase associated protein, with protein MFFQFEADFVDSLRCIPMVVRYKLDTCGVKLKLSHWHQLSLEQRQYLTEASCETPTEVSQYGEKLQNWITELTGKPASTLSVPDLPDWLNANQIPAQILTELNNKLPSLESSGITLTQWQSLTPLQRFALIKLSRAGHENRNFLLAIKEFDLMPS; from the coding sequence ATGTTTTTTCAATTTGAAGCTGATTTTGTTGATTCCCTCCGCTGTATTCCCATGGTTGTGCGTTATAAACTAGACACCTGTGGCGTTAAATTAAAATTAAGTCATTGGCATCAACTGAGTTTGGAACAAAGGCAGTATTTGACTGAAGCTAGTTGTGAAACACCAACAGAAGTTAGCCAATATGGGGAAAAGCTGCAAAATTGGATAACGGAATTAACTGGCAAGCCAGCTTCCACATTATCAGTGCCGGATTTACCCGATTGGTTAAATGCCAATCAAATTCCAGCTCAAATATTAACGGAGTTAAATAATAAATTACCGTCTTTGGAATCTTCCGGCATTACGTTGACTCAATGGCAATCCCTGACTCCTTTGCAAAGATTTGCTTTAATTAAACTAAGTCGTGCTGGCCACGAAAATCGTAATTTTCTGCTGGCCATCAAAGAATTTGATCTGATGCCAAGCTGA